In uncultured Methanobacterium sp., a genomic segment contains:
- a CDS encoding GTP-binding protein: MKESIYHLTRKGERKNIEFKESLNSNTHLFTEREKHLASQMKYRLERGHGEAIYFIGVDDDGLLVGLEKSIMDESLYVLGELAREINARITDVEKQTAGKGEVAKVIISRQENSKSDHLLIGVAGHVDHGKSTLVGTLTTGTMDTGSGSTRIFLDVQKHEIERGLSADLSFAVYGFKNEEPVRIKNPLNKRDKALMVEKCDKLISFVDTVGHEPWLRTTIRGIVGQKLSHGLLVVAADQGPTHITREHLGIILAMELPVIVVMTKIDMVSEEKIKNTRQEIFDLLKLVGRIPYMVKTRKNADFLTKNMNHHLVPVIKVSSVTGEGLELLDQLFYGLEMPSHDEDSQKPFMMYIDKIYSVLGVGTVVSGTIRQGKVKKGEKLILGPSSSGDFLPVNVKTIEMHHYRKESAAVGEVVGISIAGVEMDEIRRGMIICHPDYNPRAVREFYADVAILVHPTTIKEGYECITHIETIAETTCFRPIDREYLSAGDTGSIRMRFKYRPYAIREGQRLIFREGKSKGVGTVTRLVD; the protein is encoded by the coding sequence ATGAAAGAAAGCATCTACCACCTTACTAGAAAAGGTGAAAGAAAAAACATAGAATTCAAAGAAAGTCTTAATTCCAATACTCATCTTTTTACTGAGCGTGAAAAGCACCTGGCATCCCAGATGAAGTACCGTCTGGAAAGGGGTCACGGTGAGGCTATTTATTTTATTGGAGTGGATGATGACGGTCTGCTGGTTGGGCTGGAAAAATCCATAATGGATGAATCCCTTTATGTACTGGGTGAACTGGCCCGTGAAATTAATGCCAGAATCACCGATGTGGAAAAGCAAACAGCAGGGAAGGGAGAAGTGGCTAAAGTGATTATCAGCCGCCAGGAGAACAGTAAAAGTGACCATCTACTTATTGGAGTTGCCGGGCACGTGGACCATGGTAAAAGCACCCTGGTGGGAACTTTAACCACTGGAACAATGGACACTGGTTCAGGGAGCACTCGCATATTCCTGGACGTTCAAAAACATGAAATAGAACGGGGATTATCTGCTGATCTATCCTTCGCTGTTTATGGGTTCAAAAATGAGGAACCAGTACGTATTAAGAACCCGCTTAACAAGAGGGATAAAGCACTCATGGTGGAAAAGTGCGATAAACTGATCTCCTTCGTGGACACTGTGGGCCATGAACCCTGGCTCCGCACCACCATCCGTGGTATTGTGGGTCAAAAACTGAGTCACGGTCTGTTAGTGGTTGCAGCTGACCAGGGCCCCACCCATATTACCCGGGAACACTTGGGGATAATATTAGCCATGGAATTGCCAGTTATAGTGGTAATGACTAAAATTGACATGGTAAGTGAGGAGAAAATTAAGAATACTCGTCAGGAAATCTTTGACCTGTTGAAACTGGTGGGAAGAATACCCTACATGGTGAAAACCAGGAAAAATGCAGATTTTTTAACAAAAAACATGAATCATCACCTGGTACCAGTTATTAAAGTATCCTCAGTTACTGGTGAGGGACTTGAACTCTTAGATCAACTTTTTTATGGCCTTGAAATGCCATCCCATGATGAAGATTCCCAGAAGCCATTTATGATGTATATTGATAAGATTTACTCAGTTTTGGGCGTTGGAACTGTGGTGAGCGGCACCATAAGACAGGGAAAAGTTAAAAAGGGTGAGAAACTTATTTTAGGACCTTCAAGTTCTGGTGATTTCCTTCCGGTGAATGTTAAGACCATTGAGATGCACCATTACCGAAAAGAAAGTGCTGCTGTAGGCGAAGTGGTGGGAATTTCCATTGCAGGGGTAGAAATGGATGAAATCAGGAGAGGAATGATCATATGCCACCCTGATTACAATCCACGTGCCGTGAGAGAATTTTATGCAGATGTGGCCATACTGGTGCATCCTACCACCATTAAAGAGGGTTACGAGTGCATAACTCACATCGAGACCATAGCTGAAACCACCTGTTTCAGGCCCATTGACAGGGAATATCTATCTGCAGGAGATACCGGATCAATAAGAATGAGATTTAAATACAGGCCTTACGCAATCCGTGAAGGTCAACGATTAATTTTCAGGGAGGGTAAGAGTAAAGGTGTGGGTACTGTAACTCGCTTAGTTGATTGA
- a CDS encoding TIGR00269 family protein, translating into MKHLDYQNFNQELENKVKKVIMDYDLINEGDKVAVALSGGKDSVLTLYILDKLLCENEFDFELLAIAIDEGISGYREDGTESARNNASELGVEYHEVSLENEMGFSLDQAAQFFQTACVPCGVFRRYLLNRTAHHLGADKLATGHNLDDEVQSFLMSFARADVRRFAKFGPKQERIHPKMVPRIKPLWLVPEKEVGMWAVMNEADVHLAECPYAYQSLRSRLKNYLNYLEEDRPGTKLNLLQFFQKNLQIHEKKVKINECQICGEPSSASICKACEMQEFIKNELG; encoded by the coding sequence ATGAAACACTTGGATTACCAGAACTTCAATCAAGAACTTGAAAACAAGGTTAAAAAGGTAATAATGGATTATGACCTGATCAATGAAGGGGATAAGGTAGCAGTTGCCCTTTCAGGGGGTAAAGATAGTGTTTTAACCCTGTATATTCTGGATAAACTTTTATGTGAAAATGAGTTTGATTTTGAACTTCTGGCCATTGCCATTGATGAAGGGATATCTGGTTATCGTGAAGATGGAACAGAATCTGCCCGGAATAATGCCTCTGAACTGGGGGTGGAATATCATGAAGTATCCCTGGAAAATGAGATGGGATTCTCCCTGGATCAAGCAGCCCAATTTTTCCAGACTGCCTGTGTTCCCTGTGGTGTTTTCAGGCGTTACCTATTAAACCGCACCGCCCACCATCTGGGGGCTGATAAACTGGCCACTGGCCATAACCTGGATGATGAAGTTCAGTCGTTCTTAATGAGTTTTGCCCGGGCTGATGTTAGGCGTTTTGCCAAGTTCGGACCGAAACAGGAGCGTATCCATCCTAAGATGGTTCCACGTATCAAGCCACTGTGGTTGGTTCCAGAAAAAGAGGTGGGAATGTGGGCGGTTATGAATGAAGCGGACGTTCATCTAGCAGAATGCCCCTATGCTTACCAATCCCTCCGTTCACGACTGAAAAATTACCTTAACTATCTGGAGGAGGACAGGCCCGGTACCAAACTGAATTTACTTCAATTTTTCCAGAAAAACCTGCAGATACATGAGAAAAAGGTTAAAATTAATGAGTGCCAGATATGTGGTGAACCATCATCTGCTTCCATCTGCAAGGCCTGTGAAATGCAGGAATTTATAAAAAATGAGTTAGGATAA
- a CDS encoding MTH1187 family thiamine-binding protein — MISAELTVIPIGTPETSLSKYVAAALAALDEAGIKYQLSGMGTLLEAENPDELFDAIKIAHEAVFKAGSERVVTSVKIDDRRDRQRTMAEKVESVEKKLG, encoded by the coding sequence ATGATATCAGCAGAACTGACCGTAATCCCCATAGGCACCCCGGAGACCAGTCTTAGTAAATATGTGGCCGCTGCTCTGGCTGCACTGGACGAAGCTGGGATAAAATATCAGTTAAGTGGTATGGGAACCCTTTTGGAAGCTGAAAATCCTGATGAACTCTTTGATGCCATTAAAATTGCTCATGAAGCAGTTTTTAAGGCAGGTTCAGAGCGTGTGGTAACCAGTGTCAAGATCGATGACCGTAGGGATCGCCAACGAACAATGGCAGAGAAAGTAGAATCAGTAGAGAAAAAACTGGGATAA
- a CDS encoding DegT/DnrJ/EryC1/StrS family aminotransferase, producing the protein MIPVAKPLIGEEEIEEVEKVLRSGFIAQGPRVAEFEEKFASYVGTKHAVAVSSGTTALHLSLLALGVGNGDEVITTPFSFAATGNCALYVGARPVFVDIDPKTFNLDPNQIEAAITEKTRAIIPVHLYGQPAKMDQIKKISEEHDIPVVEDAAQAHGAMFKDEMVGSIGDMACFSFYPTKNMTTSEGGMITTNNTELADMARILRAHGEKERYHHSVLGYNFRMTDIAAAIGLVQLKKLNGFNQKRIENAEYLTEHLKGISCIEPPFVSPQVKHVFHQYTVRVKDGKRNDVMNFLNQEGIGTGIHYPVPIYKQELYQNLGYNDKCSETEKATSEVLSLPVHPSLSVEELETVVISLEAASDKFF; encoded by the coding sequence ATGATACCAGTTGCCAAACCCCTCATCGGTGAAGAAGAAATAGAAGAAGTGGAAAAAGTATTAAGGTCCGGGTTCATAGCTCAGGGCCCACGAGTGGCAGAATTTGAGGAAAAATTTGCCAGCTACGTTGGAACAAAACACGCAGTTGCTGTAAGTTCAGGAACCACAGCATTACACCTATCCTTACTAGCTCTGGGTGTGGGTAATGGTGACGAGGTTATAACCACTCCCTTTAGCTTTGCAGCCACGGGTAACTGCGCACTATATGTTGGGGCCAGACCAGTCTTCGTTGATATTGATCCCAAGACCTTTAACCTGGACCCTAACCAGATTGAAGCAGCCATAACCGAAAAAACCAGAGCCATAATCCCGGTGCACCTCTATGGTCAACCTGCCAAGATGGACCAGATTAAGAAAATCAGTGAAGAACATGACATTCCCGTTGTGGAGGACGCTGCACAGGCACATGGGGCAATGTTCAAGGATGAGATGGTAGGATCCATTGGTGATATGGCCTGTTTCAGTTTTTATCCCACCAAGAACATGACCACCAGTGAAGGTGGGATGATAACCACCAATAACACAGAACTTGCGGATATGGCCAGGATACTACGAGCTCACGGTGAAAAAGAAAGATATCATCATTCTGTTCTGGGATATAATTTCAGGATGACTGACATAGCTGCTGCCATTGGTCTGGTTCAACTCAAAAAACTGAATGGGTTTAATCAGAAGAGAATAGAAAATGCAGAATACCTTACCGAGCATTTAAAGGGAATTTCATGTATTGAACCCCCATTTGTTTCTCCTCAGGTGAAACATGTATTCCACCAGTACACAGTGAGAGTTAAAGATGGAAAAAGGAACGATGTGATGAATTTCCTCAACCAAGAAGGAATTGGAACTGGAATACACTATCCCGTCCCTATTTACAAACAGGAACTCTACCAGAACCTGGGATACAATGATAAATGTTCTGAAACCGAAAAAGCAACCTCTGAGGTATTATCACTACCAGTGCATCCTTCTTTATCAGTAGAAGAACTGGAAACAGTAGTGATTTCACTAGAAGCAGCTTCAGACAAGTTTTTCTAG
- a CDS encoding CPBP family intramembrane glutamic endopeptidase, with product MSSIPFLDNANEGQNNWWKYLLTVIISLIAGSLVAGVIVVLFLVVYAFVLSASGNVTNILEIIQGTLQSPFVLIVLIGVSYAVSFFLFYICLRFLHHKRLLSVINTVSSLRWKMLLKGLILWIAVLAIFNLPDLIFNSQNYQKNLDLGSFAILLVLCLLVFPMQASFEEILFRGYLMQGINLLPNALSKRFGNLGRRFSSLSSLFNLLSRIFSRLAKPWFPILITAIIFGSVHVFNGTNLYMDLSIVASTFIMGLMLGVIALGDNGIETAMGIHIANNLYIALFFNSADSGLGELPSLVTAPASDPFSGIPFMILAALIVLTILFWNRKEDLVKIFR from the coding sequence ATGTCGTCAATACCATTTTTAGATAATGCTAATGAAGGTCAGAATAACTGGTGGAAATATTTATTAACCGTCATTATATCCCTGATTGCAGGAAGTCTTGTAGCAGGAGTGATAGTTGTCCTATTCCTGGTAGTGTATGCTTTTGTGTTATCTGCCAGTGGTAATGTGACAAACATCCTTGAAATTATTCAGGGAACCCTTCAAAGTCCATTTGTTCTCATTGTTCTTATTGGAGTTAGCTATGCAGTTTCATTTTTCCTTTTCTACATCTGCCTGCGTTTTTTACACCATAAACGATTGTTATCAGTTATAAACACGGTTTCCAGTTTACGATGGAAAATGTTACTCAAAGGACTGATATTATGGATTGCAGTTCTGGCGATTTTCAATTTACCTGATCTGATTTTCAATTCCCAGAATTACCAGAAAAACTTGGATCTTGGTAGTTTTGCCATTCTCCTGGTTTTATGTCTCCTTGTTTTCCCGATGCAGGCATCATTCGAGGAGATTTTGTTCAGAGGATACCTTATGCAGGGGATTAATCTCTTACCAAATGCGTTATCTAAGAGATTTGGGAATTTAGGGAGAAGATTCAGTAGTTTATCTTCATTATTCAACCTTTTATCCAGAATATTTTCTCGTTTAGCAAAGCCATGGTTCCCTATTTTAATCACAGCCATAATTTTTGGATCTGTACATGTTTTTAATGGAACTAACCTGTATATGGATCTGTCCATTGTGGCTTCGACATTCATAATGGGCCTTATGCTGGGTGTAATAGCACTGGGGGATAATGGAATAGAAACAGCAATGGGGATTCACATAGCCAACAATCTTTATATTGCCCTATTTTTTAACTCCGCAGATTCTGGACTTGGCGAACTGCCTTCCCTGGTTACAGCTCCTGCATCTGACCCCTTTTCAGGCATACCATTCATGATCCTGGCTGCCCTGATAGTGCTTACAATTCTGTTCTGGAATCGTAAGGAAGATTTAGTGAAAATATTCCGTTAA
- a CDS encoding tRNA (guanine(10)-N(2))-dimethyltransferase, producing the protein MEFLQVQEGQVRIKIPEFEKVTAKAPVFFNPVMELNRDLSVTALTTYRKQKEEDITICDAFGGSGIRGIRYAKEIEGVSLAVVNDLNPLAVELAKENIKNNELNNVKACREDANLILRKCKGRFDVVDIDPFGTPAPYVESAAASIKAGGMICITATDTSALCGTYRKPCIRKYGAKPLRNEYCHETGLRILAGFLSRTFSKYKKCLEFQFSHSTEHYMRLYALVGKGAKNTDESLENLGHIAYCPKCLNRQVFKGIAPRISFNCPDCGEVWNIAGPLWCGEIQNSEFLSHMLDMVPDMEINRKNEVTKLLEKCLAESGAPPTFYDVHAVCRKLKISAPSMEGVMNLIKKEGYMVTRTHFNPNGLKTDAPLSIIENAINNLNN; encoded by the coding sequence ATGGAATTTTTACAGGTACAGGAAGGTCAAGTAAGGATTAAAATCCCGGAGTTTGAGAAAGTAACCGCTAAAGCACCTGTTTTTTTCAATCCAGTTATGGAACTTAACCGTGACCTTTCGGTGACCGCATTAACCACATACCGTAAGCAAAAAGAGGAGGATATTACCATCTGTGATGCGTTCGGAGGTAGTGGGATAAGGGGAATACGCTACGCTAAGGAAATAGAAGGTGTTTCTCTGGCAGTGGTGAATGATTTAAATCCCCTGGCAGTTGAACTTGCCAAGGAAAATATTAAAAATAATGAGTTGAATAATGTAAAAGCCTGCAGGGAGGATGCTAATCTAATTCTTCGCAAATGTAAGGGTAGATTTGATGTTGTGGATATCGATCCATTCGGAACCCCTGCACCCTATGTTGAGTCAGCTGCTGCCAGTATCAAGGCAGGTGGAATGATCTGTATCACTGCCACTGACACTTCCGCCCTTTGTGGAACTTACAGAAAACCATGCATACGCAAATACGGGGCTAAACCTCTTAGAAATGAATACTGCCATGAAACAGGTCTCAGGATCCTGGCAGGTTTCCTCTCCCGCACATTCTCCAAATATAAAAAGTGTCTTGAGTTCCAGTTCTCCCACAGCACAGAGCATTACATGCGCCTGTACGCCCTGGTGGGTAAAGGAGCTAAAAATACAGATGAATCTCTTGAAAACCTTGGACACATAGCATACTGCCCTAAATGTCTTAATAGACAGGTATTTAAGGGTATAGCTCCCAGAATATCCTTTAACTGTCCAGATTGTGGGGAGGTTTGGAATATTGCCGGTCCACTTTGGTGCGGTGAGATACAGAATTCAGAATTTTTAAGCCATATGCTGGACATGGTCCCTGATATGGAGATTAATCGAAAAAATGAGGTTACTAAACTACTGGAAAAATGTCTCGCAGAGTCAGGTGCTCCCCCCACGTTCTACGATGTGCATGCTGTTTGCCGAAAGTTAAAGATTAGTGCCCCTTCAATGGAAGGAGTTATGAATCTCATTAAAAAAGAAGGTTACATGGTTACCCGAACCCATTTCAATCCCAATGGTTTGAAAACTGATGCTCCTTTATCTATAATCGAAAATGCCATTAATAACCTAAATAATTGA
- a CDS encoding DUF4013 domain-containing protein, translated as MDIGYLTSDAMRYPTQDWKKVIILGILILTSFLIIPAFLVMGYCFRALKWSIAGVDHLPEFDEWGEMFTDGLKLFVVELAYFIIPFLLIFMSIWASIGSLVALGASGNDLMPATAFSAFGLMGGLLVMGLIVAVIFGIFFTIGIANMAYYNSEIGAAFRFREILDTINAIGWVDYIIWYIMMIILGMIMGAIAGVLGLIPILGWALIILVLYPYLYLLYARALGLLFVSGIGIQQK; from the coding sequence ATGGATATAGGATATTTGACTTCTGATGCAATGAGATATCCCACACAGGACTGGAAAAAGGTTATAATTCTAGGAATATTAATTCTAACCAGTTTTTTAATTATTCCTGCTTTTTTAGTTATGGGATATTGTTTCAGAGCTCTGAAATGGTCTATTGCCGGGGTTGATCATCTTCCTGAATTCGATGAATGGGGAGAAATGTTCACCGATGGTCTTAAACTATTTGTGGTGGAACTGGCCTACTTTATCATTCCATTCCTCCTTATATTCATGAGCATATGGGCTTCTATCGGTTCATTGGTAGCTTTAGGGGCTTCTGGAAATGACTTAATGCCTGCCACTGCTTTTAGTGCCTTCGGTTTAATGGGAGGACTGCTGGTGATGGGATTGATTGTGGCGGTTATCTTTGGAATATTTTTCACAATCGGAATAGCAAATATGGCTTATTATAACAGTGAAATAGGGGCTGCATTCAGATTCAGGGAAATACTGGATACCATCAATGCCATTGGATGGGTAGACTACATAATCTGGTATATAATGATGATCATACTGGGAATGATCATGGGTGCAATAGCAGGAGTTCTTGGATTAATACCCATTTTAGGATGGGCCTTGATTATATTAGTCCTCTATCCTTACCTTTATCTTTTATATGCTAGAGCTCTGGGGCTTTTATTTGTTTCTGGGATTGGAATCCAGCAGAAATAA
- a CDS encoding DUF4013 domain-containing protein yields MDIGEIVSDSIKYPSSNWGKVLILGVICIASILIVPIFLVMGYLFRIIKATLAGIDELPEFDEIGEMFVDGLKIFVVGIIYSIPLLIIYGIMYFITLGMVTTASYTDFAAVSGAAYGMMTILWIVIILVGFIISLFELMAIANMAYYDGDLGAAFRFSEILEHISRIGWGKYIITLIVIWIIAGIGYAIGSLTMIILIGFILLPLVIMPYIMMFMYRAIALMVASSLEGEAVE; encoded by the coding sequence ATGGACATAGGAGAAATTGTATCCGACTCAATTAAGTATCCTTCCTCTAACTGGGGAAAAGTACTAATATTGGGTGTAATATGCATCGCTTCGATTTTAATTGTTCCTATCTTTTTAGTCATGGGCTATTTGTTCAGAATAATAAAAGCAACCTTAGCCGGTATTGACGAGCTCCCTGAATTCGATGAAATTGGGGAAATGTTCGTTGATGGTCTAAAAATCTTTGTTGTAGGTATTATTTATTCCATTCCCCTATTGATAATTTATGGAATTATGTATTTCATAACCCTGGGCATGGTTACTACTGCCAGTTACACCGATTTCGCTGCCGTTTCAGGCGCAGCTTACGGGATGATGACAATACTGTGGATAGTAATCATATTAGTAGGATTCATTATTTCACTGTTTGAACTAATGGCCATCGCCAACATGGCATACTACGATGGAGACCTAGGAGCAGCATTCCGATTCAGCGAAATATTAGAACATATATCCAGAATTGGCTGGGGCAAATACATCATCACCCTCATAGTAATCTGGATAATTGCTGGAATAGGGTACGCCATAGGATCATTGACCATGATCATCCTGATTGGATTCATACTATTACCACTGGTAATAATGCCTTATATCATGATGTTCATGTACAGAGCAATTGCACTAATGGTCGCATCCAGTTTAGAAGGCGAAGCTGTAGAATAA
- a CDS encoding glutamate synthase-related protein yields the protein MKQILLTDPEKCDGCNDCIEACVSVNDESGIFLHKMTEGYQTIVCQQCINPSCLRGCFRDAIYREGDVVKIKQDLCVGCRLCMLMCPIGSITHTDDEMLKCEQQCMQSPDDVPACVKACKEGCLSVVDIKEFATGLQQNFEMNNTMGSTSKRPLSPSGELAVSTEGLCVFCGTCEIVCPTDAIEIVDSHAEIDKSRCIMCGSCTAACPVLIPTGAGSIWDPRTIADIRYTSKAGKYVLRGFGTERQLPSLDDIIILPGQASVSPVDKYREACNTKVVLGTRYAENPLELETPVLIAGMSFGALSEECKLAMAKGTSLVGSCANTGEGGMLPLEREYADKLMVQYSSGRFGVSSDYLNVGDAIEVKIGQGAKPGMGGHLLAEKVSPKVAEIRGIPLGTDALSPARFLDATRPGDLDKHIELIREVTDWQVPIVVKLGPGRVKDDVQLVAEAGADVISVDGMEGGTGAAPEVVIEHTGIPTLAALMEAVKGLEEIGMKDTVDLIITGGIRSGADVAKSMALGADAVYIGTGAMIAMGCRACRMCYTGKCPVGVATQDPLLRERLDVDLAAMRVANYIKSMTEETKMLAQLAGHDDIRKFTPDDLRALNSDTAKITGLRLTGL from the coding sequence ATGAAACAGATACTCCTAACTGATCCTGAAAAGTGCGATGGCTGCAATGACTGTATAGAAGCATGTGTCTCAGTAAATGATGAAAGTGGTATTTTCCTGCATAAAATGACTGAGGGTTACCAGACCATTGTCTGCCAGCAGTGCATAAACCCATCCTGCCTCCGGGGTTGCTTTAGAGATGCAATTTACCGTGAAGGGGATGTGGTAAAGATCAAGCAGGACCTTTGCGTGGGCTGCCGCCTGTGTATGCTAATGTGCCCCATTGGAAGTATCACCCACACTGATGATGAGATGCTCAAATGCGAACAACAGTGCATGCAGTCACCAGATGACGTACCCGCCTGTGTGAAAGCCTGTAAAGAAGGCTGCTTGAGTGTGGTGGATATTAAGGAATTCGCCACCGGTCTGCAGCAGAACTTTGAAATGAATAACACCATGGGATCAACCTCAAAACGCCCTTTATCTCCATCTGGGGAACTGGCAGTGTCCACTGAAGGATTATGTGTCTTCTGTGGGACCTGTGAAATTGTCTGCCCCACCGATGCCATTGAAATCGTGGATAGTCACGCTGAAATCGATAAAAGTCGCTGTATAATGTGTGGATCCTGTACAGCGGCATGTCCAGTGTTGATACCAACTGGAGCCGGAAGTATATGGGATCCCCGAACCATCGCTGACATACGTTACACCTCCAAGGCAGGTAAATATGTTCTCAGGGGTTTTGGTACAGAAAGGCAATTACCTAGCCTGGATGATATTATAATACTGCCCGGTCAGGCTTCAGTATCCCCCGTGGATAAGTACAGGGAGGCCTGTAACACCAAAGTTGTCCTGGGAACCAGGTATGCTGAAAATCCTCTGGAACTTGAAACACCAGTTCTCATTGCAGGAATGTCATTTGGGGCTCTGTCAGAGGAATGTAAACTGGCAATGGCCAAAGGTACCTCACTGGTAGGATCATGCGCCAACACCGGTGAGGGAGGAATGCTACCCCTCGAAAGGGAGTATGCAGATAAACTGATGGTACAGTACTCTTCCGGTCGTTTCGGAGTTTCTTCAGACTACCTCAATGTGGGGGATGCAATCGAGGTTAAAATAGGTCAGGGAGCTAAACCGGGAATGGGGGGACACCTCTTAGCCGAGAAAGTGAGCCCTAAAGTGGCTGAAATTAGAGGAATACCCTTAGGAACTGATGCTCTCAGTCCAGCCAGATTCCTGGATGCCACCAGGCCCGGAGACCTGGATAAACACATAGAACTCATCCGGGAGGTCACAGACTGGCAGGTACCTATTGTGGTTAAATTGGGGCCTGGACGGGTGAAGGATGATGTTCAACTGGTGGCAGAAGCTGGGGCCGATGTGATATCCGTGGATGGGATGGAAGGAGGTACCGGGGCTGCACCAGAAGTGGTTATTGAACACACTGGAATCCCCACCCTGGCAGCACTCATGGAGGCAGTTAAGGGACTGGAAGAAATTGGAATGAAGGACACCGTGGATCTCATCATCACTGGAGGAATCAGAAGCGGGGCAGACGTGGCTAAATCCATGGCTCTGGGTGCTGATGCAGTGTACATTGGAACCGGTGCCATGATCGCCATGGGATGCAGAGCCTGCCGTATGTGTTACACTGGTAAATGTCCGGTGGGTGTTGCCACACAGGATCCATTACTCCGTGAACGGTTGGATGTGGATCTGGCTGCCATGAGAGTGGCCAACTACATTAAATCCATGACTGAGGAGACCAAGATGCTGGCCCAGCTTGCTGGGCACGATGATATCCGCAAGTTCACACCAGATGACCTGCGAGCATTAAACAGTGACACTGCAAAGATAACTGGGCTTCGGCTCACTGGATTGTAA
- a CDS encoding tributyrin esterase, which yields MDTIKSENYTTRQLNTEIKKAISEDKNNLVLENPGNLDSIAVGLGSGVEVTLKGNTGDFVAALNNGASIEIQGNVGRYVGDNMTSGEIIVRGSAEEGVGFGTYNGTIVIYGDAGDAVGQLNKGGILVINGNMGKLAGLYMLSGDIIVTGDAGEDTGDWMIGGNIYVAGKYQTGTNATVTEITASDKDKLSSIFQKYNIDAQAQDFVKIGPEELRPFYGKEEVSQ from the coding sequence ATGGATACTATAAAATCAGAAAACTATACCACCCGCCAGTTGAACACGGAGATTAAAAAGGCAATATCTGAGGATAAAAATAATTTGGTACTGGAAAATCCCGGTAATCTGGACTCCATTGCAGTGGGTCTGGGTTCAGGGGTAGAAGTCACACTGAAAGGAAATACAGGAGATTTTGTAGCAGCACTGAATAACGGGGCCTCTATAGAAATACAGGGAAATGTTGGTCGCTACGTGGGAGATAACATGACTTCCGGTGAGATCATTGTAAGAGGTTCTGCTGAAGAGGGGGTTGGATTCGGAACATACAATGGTACCATAGTTATTTATGGGGATGCTGGTGATGCAGTGGGTCAGTTAAATAAAGGGGGAATTCTGGTTATAAATGGTAATATGGGTAAACTCGCCGGACTTTACATGCTCAGTGGGGATATTATTGTTACTGGAGATGCAGGGGAAGACACCGGAGACTGGATGATCGGAGGAAATATATATGTGGCTGGAAAGTACCAAACCGGTACTAATGCAACTGTCACTGAAATAACTGCCTCTGATAAGGATAAATTATCATCAATCTTCCAGAAGTACAATATAGATGCCCAGGCACAGGATTTCGTTAAGATTGGGCCTGAAGAGTTAAGGCCCTTTTATGGTAAAGAGGAGGTATCCCAATGA
- a CDS encoding ArsR family transcriptional regulator, with protein MKTLITNLRGQCLFNVSMKTQPDGLIVLHYGKHRKTELDSFLKGGEIRIDTEDPQDALNKIMEIIRGAKIHGDVYVAYGSGDIGPLLNFAANKEEVAGIFTCFGEKVVQLPPFELKISKTRLKIMKMLTRNDFTAVEIGKEIGISRAMVYKHLNGLIEAGMVKRSHSMEKYGITDAGVLAMT; from the coding sequence ATGAAAACCCTGATTACCAATTTAAGAGGGCAGTGTCTTTTTAATGTGTCTATGAAAACCCAACCGGATGGATTAATTGTATTGCATTATGGTAAACATCGAAAAACAGAATTGGACTCTTTTCTAAAGGGGGGTGAAATCCGAATAGATACAGAAGACCCCCAGGATGCATTGAATAAGATTATGGAGATTATTAGAGGGGCCAAAATACATGGGGATGTTTATGTTGCCTATGGTTCAGGAGATATAGGTCCTCTTTTGAATTTTGCAGCAAACAAGGAGGAAGTGGCTGGAATTTTCACCTGTTTCGGAGAGAAGGTGGTTCAGCTTCCACCATTCGAGCTGAAGATATCCAAGACCCGTCTTAAAATAATGAAAATGCTCACCCGTAATGACTTTACTGCTGTGGAAATTGGTAAAGAAATTGGAATATCCCGAGCAATGGTTTACAAACATCTTAATGGACTTATAGAAGCTGGAATGGTTAAAAGATCTCATTCCATGGAAAAATATGGCATAACTGATGCAGGGGTGCTGGCAATGACTTAA